The Mycolicibacterium brumae DNA window GACCTCGACCGGGATCCGGGGGCGGCCGATCGCCCCGGCGATGGTCAGGTCGGCGCGTTCCCGCAGCAAGCCGGCGTCCAGCAGCGCGGTGACCTGGCGGTTGACCGTGGCGATGGACAGGTCGGTGGAGCGGGCGATGGTGTCGCGGGCGATCGGCCCGCGGGCGCGGACCGCGCCGAACACCGCGGCGCTCGCGGATTCGGCGACCTGCAGGGCCGGGGAGACGACATGGCGCCGCGGCCGAACCGGGTGCAGCCGGGTGGGATGGGCCGCCCTGGCCGCGGCGGTCACCGGGCGGACGGGAGCGGAATCGGCAGTGCTGGTGGAAACGGCAACGGGGGTGGAAACAGCGGTGCGCACGAGGAGTTGTCCTTGAAAAAGTCGGGGCGGGGACCTGCGCCGCGCCGACCTTCAGACGTCAGGCGCAGCAGAAACCGGGACAACAACACATGCCGACGTGCGCGGCGGCAGGGTGTCCGGTGAACATGGATGAGAATTTAGCACGCTGATTACAGTTGGCCCGATGAGCGACCCAAATTCGGCCCAGCCCATCGCGGTGGTCACCGGCGCCAGTTCCGGGATCGGCGCGGCCACCGCCAGAACCCTTGCCGCACAGGGCTTTCACGTGGTGCTGGCGGCGCGCCGCGCGGCCCGCATCACCGAGTTGGCCGAGGAGATCGGCGGCGCCTCGGTAGTGGCCGATGTCACAAACCAGGAGTCGGTGGACGCGCTGGCCGACGCCGTCGGGCGACTGCCGGGTCCGTTGTCGGTGCTGGTGAACAACGCCGGCGGGGCCCGCGGGCTGGAGCCGATCGACGAGGCCGACATCGAGCACTGGCGCTGGATGTGGGAGACCAACGTGCTGGGCACGCTGCGGGTGACCCGGGCGCTGCTGCCGGCGCTGCTGGACTCCGGCGACGCCCTGATCGTCACGGTGACCTCGGTCGCGGCGTTCGAGACCTACGTCGGCGGGGCGGGTTACACCTCGGCCAAGCACGCCGAGTCCGCGCTGCACCGGACCCTGCGGCTGGAGCTGCTCGGCAAACCGGTGCGGCTCACCGAGATTCTGCCCGGCGCGGTGCAGACCGAATTCTCACTGCGCCGCTTCGACGGCGACTCCGAGCGCGCCGACGCCATCTACGCCAAGATGACCCCGCTGGTCGCCGAGGATGTCGCCGAGGTGATCGGGTTCGTGGCGTCGCGGCCGTCGCACGTGGCGCTGGACCGGATCGTGATGCGGCCGCGGGATCAAGCGCCCCGGTAGGTCGCTAGCGAAGCCGGAGCCTGCGGAGGCTTTGCGCAGCGGGCCTGCCGCTAAAGCTGGGCGCCGATCAGCACCGGTTCGGGGACCAGGGTGATGCCGAACTTCTCGGCCACCCCGTCGCGCACCGCCCGCGCCAGCGCCAGGATGTCCGAAGTGCTCGCCGAACCCCGATTGGTAAGCGCCAGAGCGTGTTTCGTCGACAACCTGGCCGGTGCCGCGGCGTCGGGATAACCCTTGCCGAAGCCGGCGTGCTCCACCAGCCAGCCCGCGGCCAACTTCACCTGGTCACCCGGCGCCGGATAGTTGGGCACCGGTCCGGGGGCCGCGGCGCACACCGCGTCGTACACCGCGCGGGGGGCCACCGGGTTGGTGAAGAACGAACCGACGCTCCAGGTGTCGTGGTCCTCGGCGTCGAGCACCATGCCTTTGCCACGGCGCAGCGCGAGCACCGCCTCGCGGACCCGCTGCGGATCGGCACGCCCGCCAGGTTCCACGCCCAGGGTGGCGCTCAGTTCGCCGTAGCGCAGCGGGGCGCTGCGCCCGGCGTCGTCGAGGGCGAACTCGACCTCCAGCGCGACGGCGTCGTCGCTGCCCTTGAGCACGCTGGTGCGGTAGCCGAACGCCAGCCGCTGCGCCGGCGCCCAGGACACCTCGCCGGTGCGCCGGTCCAGCAGCCGCACCCGGGTGATCACGTCGGCCACCTCGACGCCGTAGGCGCCGACGTTCTGCACCGGCGTGGCGCCTGCCGATCCGGGGATCCCGGACAGGCATTCCAGTCCGCCCAGGCCGGCGGCCAGCGCGGCGGTCACCACGTCGTCCCAACACGCGCCGGCCTCGGCGCGGACCAGGTTGCCGTCCACGGTGATCCCGGCGCTGGCCAGCCGCAGCACCGCCAGGCCCGCGAGGTCGTCGGCGATCACCACGTTCGACCCGCCGGCCAGCAGCAGCGGGGCGGCGCCTTCGGCGTCGAGTTCGGTGACGGCCGCGACGATCTGCTCGGTGCTCACGGCGGTGATCAACCGATCGGCCACCGGCCCGGTGCGCAGGGTCGTCAAGGAAGCCAGCGGGGCCTGCTCGGCCACCGCCGCGCCCGCGTAGCGTGCACCGGTCACGGGGGCTAACGGTAGCCTGACCAGCTATGCCACGCTCATTCGACATGGCCGCCGACTACGCCAGCAGCGTGCCGACCGTGCTCGCGGCGTTCGGCGACGAGCGCTATTGGTTGGCCCGGCTGGACGCCTCCACCGGCGAAGCGCACCTCGACCAGCTGACCCGCGATTCCGACGGCGCCATCACGGTGCGCACCACCGAGGTGCTCGACAGCGACACCTTGCCTGCGCTGGTGCGCCAGGTGTATCCCGGTGACCTGCGCGTCGAACGCAGCGAGCACTGGTCCCCGGTCTCCGGCGGCAGTTCGACGGCGACGGTGACCGGGGCGGTGCCCGGCGCCCCGGTGCGACTCGCCGGCAACGGCACGCTGTCCCCCGCCCACGCGGGATCGCACCTGCAGCTCACCGTGTCCGTCGAGGTCCGGATCCCACTGGTGGGCGGGAAGATCGAAGAGATGCTGGGCGGCCAGCTGCGGGAGCTGATCGCCTACGAGCAGCGCTTCACCACCGAGTGGCTCACCGGTCGCTCCTGACCGATGCCCAAACCGGTCGGGGCGATCACCCGCGGCACCACCGGCGTCAACCGGCTGCGTCGCTGCGACCGCTGGCTCGCGCACTCCCCCCGGGTTCGTCGCGTGCTGACCGAGGCGGCCGATCCGCTGGTCGTCGACCTGGGCTACGGGGCGCTGCCAGTGACGACGCTGGAGTTGGCCGCGCGACTGCGCGCGGTGCGTTCCGACCTGCGGGTGACCGGTCTGGAGATCGACCCGGAGCGGGTGGCGACGGCGGCCGCGGCGGCCGGCGACGGCGTGGACTTCGCACTGGGCGGATTCGAGCTGGCGGGTCTGCGCCCGGTGCTGGTCCGGGCGTTCAACGTGCTGCGCCAGTACCCGGAGCACGAGGTGCTCGCCGCCTGGGCGCGGCTGCGGGCCGGCGTCACCGCCGACGGGCTGATCGTCGACGGCACCTGTGACGAGCTGGGCCGACGCTGCGCCTGGGTGCTGCTCGATGCCGCCGGGCCGGTCAGCCTGACCCTGGCCTGTGATCCGCGGCGCATCGACCGACCGTCGGATCTGGCCGAACGGCTGCCCAAGGCGCTGATCCACCGCAATGTCGACGGCGAACCCATCCACGACCTGCTGCGCGCCGCCGACCGGGCCTGGGCCAACGCCGCCGGCCACGGGGTGTTCGGGCCGCGGGCGCGCTGGCGGGCGATGCTCGCGGAGCTGACCGAGGCCGGCACGCCGATCGAGCCGCAGCGCCGGGCGCTGCGCGACGCGGTGCTGACCGTCCCGTGGTCTGCCGTCGCCCCGGTGCGCTGACCTACCCTGGACGAATGCGGATCGCGCTGGCCCAGATCATCAGCGGAGTCGACCCGGCAGCCAACTTGGCGGTGCTGGCCGACCACACCCATCGGGCGGCCGACGCCGGGGCGTCGCTGGTGGTGTTTCCCGAGGCGACGATGTGCCGGTTCGGGGTCCCGCTCGCCGAGGTCGCCGAACCGTTCAACGGCCGCTGGGCCGACGCGGTCCGGGCGATCGCCGCCGACGCGCAGATCACCGTGGTGGCCGGCATGTTCTGCCCGGCCGATGACGACGACCGCCGGGTCACCAACACGCTGCTGGCCACCGGCCCGGGGGTGGCGGCCCGCTACGACAAGATCCACCTCTACGACGCGTTCGGATTCGCCGAGTCGCGCACCGTCGCGCCGGGTCACCGGCCCACCGTGATCACCGTCGACGGCGTCACCGTCGGGCTCAGCACCTGCTATGACATCCGGTTCCCGGAGTTGTACGTGGAGCTGGCGAACCGCGGCGCGGAGCTGATCACGGTCAGCGCCTCCTGGGGGCCCGGGCCGGGCAAGTTGGCGCAGTGGAACCTGCTGGCCCGGGCTCGGGCGTTGGACACCGCGGGGTTCGTGGCGGCCGTCGACCAGGGCTATCCCGGCGACGAGGTGGCCGCCGCCGGCCCGACCGGCGTCGGCGGCAGCCTGCTGGCCTCTCCGCTGGGCGAGGAGGTCCTCGTCGCCGGTCCCGAGGCCGCATTGCTGCTGGCCGACGTCGACCCCGAACAGGTTCGGGCGGCCCGCGCGCAGCTGGGGGTTCTGGCAAACCGTGCGGGGCGCCCTCAGCCGGATAAGGCAGAATCGCCCAGGTGACGTATCCGCCGCACGGCCCCTCGCACCCCGGTGGCCAGCAGAACCCGTCCCAGCAGCCCGGCAACCAACAGTGGTCGCGGCCGCCCGGCGCCGAGGCGCAGCCCACCGCCCGGATCCCGAAGCCGGGCGAGGAGCCCACCACCGCGCTGCCCCGCACACATGGCGAGCCGGCCACCCAGCAGCTGCCCCGCCCGGGCGCGCACCAGCCAGCCGGCGACGCGCCGGTGGCCGCGCCGGCGGCGCCGAAGAAGATCGAGCCGAAGGCGAAATCCCAGGGTCGGTTGGCCGGGTTCCTGAAGGACCCGTTGTCGGTGGTTCTGGTGCTGGTGATCGTGATCGCGCTGGGGCTGGCCGGGCTGGTCGGCGGCGAGCTGTACGCCCGCAACCGCGCCAACCACATCGTGGCCGGCGTCGTGCAGTGCGTGGTGCAGGACAAGGCCAGCGCGTCGTTCGGGACCATGCCGCCGTTCCTGATCCAGCACTTCACCCGTGATTACTCGTCCATCTCGATCCACACCGACGGCAACAATGTCCGGGACGCCACCCAGATGTCGCTGCAGATCGAGATCAAGGACGTGAAGCTCAACGAGACCGCTGACGCGGCGGGCACCATCGGGTCGCTGGTGGCCGACGTGAAGTGGACCAGCGAGGGCATCAAGCAGACTCTGTCGGGCGTGCTGCCGGTGGGCGGAAGCATGATCTCGGAGGTCACCACCGACCCGAGCGCCGGCACCATCTCCGTCGACGCCGGGCTGGCCACCATCGTCACCCAGCCGAAGCTGGTCGACGGCGGGATCTCGCTGGAGGTGCTGCGACTGACCGGTCTGGGCGCCATCCTGCCCCGGGAGAGCATCCAGCCTGTGCTCGACGACGCCACCGAGCGGCTCACCAAGGACTACCCGATGGGCATCAAGGCCGACAGCGTGACCGTCACGTCCGAGGGTGTGCAGGCGCGGTTCTCCACCGCCAACGCCGACATCCCGAAGGGCAACGACGACCCCTGCTTCGCCTCGATCCGCTGACCTCCGGCCTATTGGCCTAGAAGGGCTCCTCGGCGTCGCCCGGGTTGCAGTGGTCCAGCACCATCTGGGCGTCGTCGACGACGGGCCGCCACGGCTCGAGGTTCCAGCTGGTCTTGCCCGGCTGGCCGAGTTCGGCCCAGTGCCAGTGGCAGAGGAACTGCGCGCGCATGCCGGGGGTGTCGGCGTCCGGGGCGGCGGCCAGCACCTCCGACCAGGCTTCCCGGCCGGGGGCTTCCCCGCTCAGCGGTCGCACGGACTCGATGCGCGCCGACGCCGTGGGGTACACCCGCAGTGACGCGCGGCCATCCCTGGTCACCCACTCGGTCCGCTCGACGTACGGCGGCGGTGACACCAGTTCGATGCCCTGGCCTCCGGTGTCGGCGGCGGCAGGTCCGGCCAGGGCCAGCGCCGCGCCGACCGGTATAGCGGCGATCGCGGCCGCCCGGGCGAGGGTCATCGCTTGCCTTGGATCTCCAGCAGTTTCGGGCGGACATCGGCCAAGTAGACACCGGCGGCGGCCGCGGCGATGGCCGCGGCGAACACCGAGCCGCCGTAGATGCCCAGCACGGCCAGCAGGATCGCGCCGCCCAGGATCGCCAGCCAGGTGGGCTTGGTGAGCTTGCCCGTCGCGGTGTAGGCGTCCGGCCGCTGAGTGGCGGCGTTTCCGAATGCGGCGACCGCGGTGATCAGGACGGCCACCGACAGCGCGAACATGATGTAGTTCGTCAGGACTGCGAGATGCACTCCGCCAGCCTATCCGTCGCCAGAAAAAACGCCGACCGGGTCGGCCGGTGCGGCCGACCCGGTCGGGTCTTGGAACTTGATTTACTTCTGGGTGACCTTCTTGGCCGGGGTGGCCTTCTTCACCGGGGCCTTCTTGGCGGCGGTGGCGGTCTTGGCCGGGGCGGCCTTCTTCGCCGGAGCCTTCTTGGCCGGGGCCTTCTTCACCGCGGTGGCGGCCTCGGAGACCTTGACCTCAGCCTTGGCGACGGCCTCGTCGGTCTTCTTGGGCAGCTCGACGCCGACCAGCTTGGCGGCACGCTCGCCGACCGCGCGGGTCTGCGACGCGACGTTGCCCAGCGCCTCCTGGGTCAGCTCCACGGCCTGATCGACATACCCCTCGGCCTTACCGGCAACGTCCTCCAGCGCGGGCTGGTTGCGCAGCCGCTCCAGTGCGGCCTCGCCGCGCTCGACCAGCTTGCTGTAGGTGGCCTGGGCCGACTCGGCGTAGCCCTCGGCGATCTTGCGGAGCTCGTCGGCGGTCAGCTTCTCGCGAAGCTCGCCCACCTGGCTCGGCAGTTCTTCCTGCAGCTTGGCGATGTCGCCCTGCAGCTTGGTGATCCGGTCGCGGGCCTCTTCGCGGCGCGCGGTGGCGTCGGTGCGGGCCTCGCCGGCACGCTCACGCAGGGTCGCGACGATCTCGTTGACGGTCGCCAGGGCCAGATCGGCAGCGCCGACGGCGGCCAGCAGCGGGGCCTTCAGTTCTTCAACAGTGGTGTTCTCAGCCATTTTTCTCTCCCTCTTCCAATGGGTTTGCTCTGGTTGTTAACGATGGGTGTTGCTTGCGGGACAATCGGATTCAGCCAGTGCTGGACTCCTCACCGGTCGTCGATCCCGGCGCCGGGGCCGGAAAATCTTGCGGGGCAGGCGCGTCGGCGGGGACCGGCGGTTGCGGGGCCGCGGCGGCCTGCGGGGCGGGGGTGTCCAGCGGCTGGGTCACTTCCGCCGGAGCGGCGGCGCGCTGGACGCTCTCGTTCTGGTGCAGGAAGGACGCGTAGATGTCGAGCAGCGCCCGCTTCTGCTGGTCGGTGATCGCCTGATCGTTGATCACGGCGTCGCGCACCTGGCTGCTCTCACCCGGTTCCAGGATGCCGGCACGGACATAGAGCACCTCGGCGGACAAGGTCAGCGCCTTGGCAATCTGCCCGAGCACCTCGGCCGACGGCTTGCGCAACCCGCGCTCGATCTGGCTGAGGTAGGGGTTGCTGACCCCGGCGCGCGCGGCCAGCTGCCGGATGGAGACCTGGGCGGCCTCGCGCTGAGACTTGATGTAGGCGCCGATATCGGAGGCCGTTTGGGTGACGACGGTGGCGATGTTCTCGTCCTGAGACATGCCGGCCTCCTCTCGTTTCGCGTTCCGAACCAGTTTCGTACTGATCAGTAACATGAACGCTACACGAGTGCGCTAGCAATTGCAAGCGCTAGCAAGCGCAGGTCAGAATATGATCTGCGCCACTGTGTAGATCACCAGGCCCGCCAGGGCGCCCACCACGGTGCCGTTGATCCGGATGAACTGCAGGTCCCGCCCGACGTGCAATTCGATCCGCCGGCTGGCGTCGTCGGCGTCCCAGCGCTCGATGGTCTCGGTGATGATCGAGGTGATCTCCACCCCGTAC harbors:
- a CDS encoding SDR family oxidoreductase encodes the protein MSDPNSAQPIAVVTGASSGIGAATARTLAAQGFHVVLAARRAARITELAEEIGGASVVADVTNQESVDALADAVGRLPGPLSVLVNNAGGARGLEPIDEADIEHWRWMWETNVLGTLRVTRALLPALLDSGDALIVTVTSVAAFETYVGGAGYTSAKHAESALHRTLRLELLGKPVRLTEILPGAVQTEFSLRRFDGDSERADAIYAKMTPLVAEDVAEVIGFVASRPSHVALDRIVMRPRDQAPR
- a CDS encoding UDP-N-acetylmuramate dehydrogenase, which translates into the protein MTGARYAGAAVAEQAPLASLTTLRTGPVADRLITAVSTEQIVAAVTELDAEGAAPLLLAGGSNVVIADDLAGLAVLRLASAGITVDGNLVRAEAGACWDDVVTAALAAGLGGLECLSGIPGSAGATPVQNVGAYGVEVADVITRVRLLDRRTGEVSWAPAQRLAFGYRTSVLKGSDDAVALEVEFALDDAGRSAPLRYGELSATLGVEPGGRADPQRVREAVLALRRGKGMVLDAEDHDTWSVGSFFTNPVAPRAVYDAVCAAAPGPVPNYPAPGDQVKLAAGWLVEHAGFGKGYPDAAAPARLSTKHALALTNRGSASTSDILALARAVRDGVAEKFGITLVPEPVLIGAQL
- a CDS encoding DUF2505 domain-containing protein, with amino-acid sequence MPRSFDMAADYASSVPTVLAAFGDERYWLARLDASTGEAHLDQLTRDSDGAITVRTTEVLDSDTLPALVRQVYPGDLRVERSEHWSPVSGGSSTATVTGAVPGAPVRLAGNGTLSPAHAGSHLQLTVSVEVRIPLVGGKIEEMLGGQLRELIAYEQRFTTEWLTGRS
- a CDS encoding SAM-dependent methyltransferase; translation: MPKPVGAITRGTTGVNRLRRCDRWLAHSPRVRRVLTEAADPLVVDLGYGALPVTTLELAARLRAVRSDLRVTGLEIDPERVATAAAAAGDGVDFALGGFELAGLRPVLVRAFNVLRQYPEHEVLAAWARLRAGVTADGLIVDGTCDELGRRCAWVLLDAAGPVSLTLACDPRRIDRPSDLAERLPKALIHRNVDGEPIHDLLRAADRAWANAAGHGVFGPRARWRAMLAELTEAGTPIEPQRRALRDAVLTVPWSAVAPVR
- a CDS encoding carbon-nitrogen hydrolase family protein, whose amino-acid sequence is MRIALAQIISGVDPAANLAVLADHTHRAADAGASLVVFPEATMCRFGVPLAEVAEPFNGRWADAVRAIAADAQITVVAGMFCPADDDDRRVTNTLLATGPGVAARYDKIHLYDAFGFAESRTVAPGHRPTVITVDGVTVGLSTCYDIRFPELYVELANRGAELITVSASWGPGPGKLAQWNLLARARALDTAGFVAAVDQGYPGDEVAAAGPTGVGGSLLASPLGEEVLVAGPEAALLLADVDPEQVRAARAQLGVLANRAGRPQPDKAESPR
- a CDS encoding DUF2993 domain-containing protein; amino-acid sequence: MTYPPHGPSHPGGQQNPSQQPGNQQWSRPPGAEAQPTARIPKPGEEPTTALPRTHGEPATQQLPRPGAHQPAGDAPVAAPAAPKKIEPKAKSQGRLAGFLKDPLSVVLVLVIVIALGLAGLVGGELYARNRANHIVAGVVQCVVQDKASASFGTMPPFLIQHFTRDYSSISIHTDGNNVRDATQMSLQIEIKDVKLNETADAAGTIGSLVADVKWTSEGIKQTLSGVLPVGGSMISEVTTDPSAGTISVDAGLATIVTQPKLVDGGISLEVLRLTGLGAILPRESIQPVLDDATERLTKDYPMGIKADSVTVTSEGVQARFSTANADIPKGNDDPCFASIR
- a CDS encoding DUF2599 domain-containing protein; the protein is MTLARAAAIAAIPVGAALALAGPAAADTGGQGIELVSPPPYVERTEWVTRDGRASLRVYPTASARIESVRPLSGEAPGREAWSEVLAAAPDADTPGMRAQFLCHWHWAELGQPGKTSWNLEPWRPVVDDAQMVLDHCNPGDAEEPF
- a CDS encoding DUF2516 family protein, translating into MFALSVAVLITAVAAFGNAATQRPDAYTATGKLTKPTWLAILGGAILLAVLGIYGGSVFAAAIAAAAAGVYLADVRPKLLEIQGKR
- a CDS encoding heparin-binding hemagglutinin, which gives rise to MAENTTVEELKAPLLAAVGAADLALATVNEIVATLRERAGEARTDATARREEARDRITKLQGDIAKLQEELPSQVGELREKLTADELRKIAEGYAESAQATYSKLVERGEAALERLRNQPALEDVAGKAEGYVDQAVELTQEALGNVASQTRAVGERAAKLVGVELPKKTDEAVAKAEVKVSEAATAVKKAPAKKAPAKKAAPAKTATAAKKAPVKKATPAKKVTQK
- a CDS encoding helix-turn-helix domain-containing protein, giving the protein MSQDENIATVVTQTASDIGAYIKSQREAAQVSIRQLAARAGVSNPYLSQIERGLRKPSAEVLGQIAKALTLSAEVLYVRAGILEPGESSQVRDAVINDQAITDQQKRALLDIYASFLHQNESVQRAAAPAEVTQPLDTPAPQAAAAPQPPVPADAPAPQDFPAPAPGSTTGEESSTG